A genomic window from Natronorubrum aibiense includes:
- a CDS encoding IclR family transcriptional regulator, whose amino-acid sequence MGDTAKHPVRTTEKSLRIVEELNRFGEARITTLTDELEMGKSAVHNHLSTLEKHGYVIKNSETKTYRLSLKFLDIGGQIRSERAVYKVAEPKVTELADASGELVHLVVEEDGKGVYLCRAKGEHAVDLDTYVGCRHHMHSTAFGKAILAHLPTERVDDIIDQHGLPEVTSRTITSRDALLEELDRTRERGFAVDDEERLEGLRCIAAPIRFDSDTIGAISISGPTTRIDETWEANEFVDQLCRVANVIELNKYTV is encoded by the coding sequence ATGGGAGATACAGCCAAACACCCCGTTCGGACGACCGAAAAATCGTTACGCATCGTCGAGGAACTCAATCGATTCGGAGAGGCACGGATTACGACGCTGACGGACGAACTCGAGATGGGGAAAAGCGCCGTTCACAATCATCTCTCGACGCTCGAGAAACACGGATACGTGATCAAGAACTCCGAGACCAAAACCTATCGCCTTAGTCTCAAATTCCTCGATATCGGCGGGCAAATTCGGAGTGAGAGAGCCGTCTACAAGGTCGCCGAACCGAAAGTCACGGAACTGGCGGATGCGTCGGGGGAGTTGGTCCACCTCGTCGTCGAAGAAGACGGAAAGGGGGTCTACCTCTGCCGAGCGAAAGGCGAGCATGCGGTCGATCTGGATACGTACGTCGGTTGCAGACACCACATGCACAGTACGGCCTTCGGGAAGGCGATTCTCGCTCATCTCCCGACGGAACGGGTCGACGATATCATCGACCAACACGGCTTACCGGAAGTCACGTCCCGAACGATCACGTCCCGCGATGCCCTCCTCGAGGAGCTAGACCGAACGCGGGAGCGTGGGTTCGCGGTCGACGACGAAGAACGTCTCGAGGGACTGCGCTGTATCGCCGCGCCGATTCGGTTCGATTCGGACACTATCGGTGCGATCAGTATCTCGGGGCCGACGACGCGAATCGACGAGACGTGGGAGGCAAACGAGTTCGTCGACCAACTCTGTCGCGTCGCAAATGTGATCGAACTCAACAAATACACCGTGTAG
- a CDS encoding VOC family protein, whose amino-acid sequence MELLHININVADADETIAFYEQFGFEETWEFETPDGETKNRYIADENGIELQLSDTAGDEAFDQGTAWDHLAIGVDDVDAVFEEIDHYGVVKEPGDQPEAGARTAFVSDPDGRNVELVEPLS is encoded by the coding sequence ATGGAACTGCTCCATATCAACATCAACGTCGCCGATGCCGACGAGACGATTGCGTTTTACGAACAGTTCGGATTCGAGGAGACCTGGGAGTTCGAAACGCCAGATGGCGAGACGAAAAATCGGTACATCGCGGACGAAAACGGCATCGAACTCCAACTCTCGGATACTGCGGGTGACGAGGCATTCGACCAGGGGACGGCGTGGGACCATCTCGCCATCGGTGTCGACGACGTCGATGCGGTGTTCGAGGAAATCGATCACTACGGCGTCGTGAAGGAACCGGGCGACCAGCCCGAGGCAGGCGCTCGAACGGCGTTTGTCTCCGATCCTGACGGGCGGAACGTGGAACTCGTCGAACCGTTATCGTAA
- a CDS encoding PPC domain-containing DNA-binding protein: protein MEYTAVDSTREYLARLETGADWRGEIEALARTEEIEAGWFNAMGAVQDAEIWFYDQDEQEYGSVTFDEPLEVAACVGNVSTLDDDVFAHTHAVLSRRDGETLAGHLESATVFAGEVHLRAFAEPLVRQPDDRTGLDLWLNES from the coding sequence ATGGAGTACACAGCAGTCGATTCGACCCGCGAGTATCTCGCCCGACTCGAGACTGGTGCCGACTGGCGTGGCGAAATCGAAGCGCTGGCACGCACCGAAGAGATCGAGGCCGGCTGGTTCAACGCGATGGGTGCCGTCCAGGACGCCGAGATCTGGTTCTACGATCAGGACGAACAGGAGTACGGCTCGGTGACGTTCGACGAACCGCTCGAGGTCGCAGCCTGCGTTGGAAACGTCTCGACACTCGACGACGACGTGTTCGCGCACACCCACGCTGTGCTCTCTCGGCGGGACGGGGAGACACTCGCCGGACATTTGGAGTCGGCGACCGTCTTCGCTGGCGAAGTCCATCTTCGGGCTTTCGCGGAGCCACTCGTTCGGCAACCGGACGACCGCACCGGACTAGATCTGTGGCTCAACGAGTCCTGA
- a CDS encoding FAD-binding and (Fe-S)-binding domain-containing protein, with protein sequence MAVEKPQDDLSSYEEFRDTLDHDHSDVSEYADLAADLRAVLKGEVRFDEYAQVLYATDGSIYQARPAGAVLPRDTEDVRNAVRVAANHDVPIIARGAGSSLGGQTVGPGCVVLDLSTYMDDILEVDAEQRRARVQPGVVQDDLDDHLEQHGLKFAPDPASSNRATIGGGIGNNSTGAHSVRYGITDAYTEELKVVLADGSMIHTREIVLDSEEWDEIVTKDDREAAIYRTVRSIVEENEDEIDERYSDLKRNVSGYNLDRVIYESDDGEDVINLSKLFVGAESTLGVVVEAEVSLVSLPEETALVLYCFEDLIEALEAVPEALEFDASAVELMDSEVFRLARESEQFSRYEEPIPDGTNAALMLEFDSELVDDFEAAIGRTNAHFVDDGDAFEALEAYTDDAQAKLWKLRKAAIPLLMSLDGDPKPYPFIEDATVPPEELAEYVQQFMDVLEAHDTSAAYFAHAGSGTLHIRPILNLKEDEGIQTMQSITEDVTDLVLEHNGSFSGEHGDGLARTAFNPKMYGDELWEAFKEVKTVFDPEWRMNPGKVVYTDENPTDMREHLRYGDGYTSIEPQTKLDFSEEGGFSQLVELCNGCGTCRQTDDVMCPTYRGMKDEIATTRGRANMLRAAISGEIPEEELYSKRFQEEVLDLCVGCKGCKSDCPTGVDLAKLKAEAKYQYHEREDVGLRERLFGNIDTVSKLGSTLAPLANVGQKLPGSRLVMEKIAGIAPERTLPSFERTSLQAWFAERGPRVDPHEADRKVVLFPDTYTNYNYTRPGKAAVRVLESAGIHVEIPEDVAPSGRAAYSVGMLDTAEERAQTNIDLFTEYIQNGYEIVTVEPSDAVVFQDEYLDLVPTSQAETVAAHAYGISEYMDTYRLVERLPLDETDETLAYHGHCHQKATGKDHHAVGVLRRAGYAVDPIESSCCGMAGSFGYEAEHYDLSKAIGERLYEKLDASDGTPVAPGASCRSQIGDRDRQDEKPPHPIEKVNDLLPVS encoded by the coding sequence ATGGCTGTTGAGAAGCCACAAGATGATCTGAGTAGCTACGAGGAGTTCCGAGACACACTTGATCACGACCACAGCGACGTAAGCGAGTACGCGGATCTGGCGGCCGATCTTCGAGCAGTCCTGAAGGGGGAGGTGCGCTTCGACGAATACGCGCAGGTGTTGTACGCGACCGACGGCAGCATCTACCAGGCCCGGCCTGCGGGGGCTGTACTGCCACGTGACACCGAGGACGTGCGAAACGCCGTGCGCGTGGCGGCAAACCACGACGTGCCGATCATAGCACGAGGGGCGGGGTCCTCGCTTGGCGGACAGACGGTGGGGCCGGGCTGTGTGGTGCTCGATCTGAGCACGTACATGGACGACATTCTCGAGGTCGATGCTGAGCAACGACGGGCGCGCGTCCAACCGGGCGTCGTTCAGGACGACCTCGACGACCACCTCGAGCAACACGGGCTCAAATTCGCACCGGACCCCGCCTCGTCGAACCGCGCGACGATCGGTGGCGGCATCGGAAACAACTCGACCGGTGCCCACTCGGTGCGCTACGGTATCACCGACGCCTACACCGAGGAGCTAAAAGTGGTCCTCGCCGACGGCTCGATGATACACACCCGCGAGATCGTCCTCGACTCCGAGGAGTGGGACGAAATCGTCACGAAAGACGACCGCGAGGCGGCGATCTACCGCACCGTGCGCTCGATCGTCGAGGAGAACGAAGACGAAATCGACGAGCGCTACTCGGATCTCAAACGCAACGTCTCCGGGTACAACCTCGACCGGGTGATCTACGAATCCGACGACGGCGAGGACGTCATCAACCTCTCGAAGCTGTTCGTCGGCGCCGAATCCACCCTCGGTGTGGTCGTCGAAGCCGAGGTCAGTCTCGTGTCACTCCCCGAGGAGACGGCGCTCGTCCTCTACTGTTTCGAGGACCTGATCGAGGCACTCGAGGCGGTTCCCGAGGCCCTCGAGTTCGATGCCAGCGCGGTCGAACTGATGGACAGCGAGGTCTTTCGACTCGCGCGAGAATCCGAACAGTTCTCCCGCTACGAGGAGCCGATCCCCGATGGGACGAACGCGGCGCTGATGCTCGAGTTCGACTCCGAACTCGTCGACGACTTCGAGGCGGCGATCGGCCGGACGAACGCTCACTTCGTCGACGACGGCGACGCCTTCGAGGCGCTCGAGGCGTACACCGACGACGCCCAGGCAAAGCTCTGGAAGCTCCGTAAAGCGGCGATTCCGCTGTTGATGAGCCTGGACGGCGATCCGAAGCCGTACCCGTTCATCGAAGACGCAACGGTTCCGCCGGAAGAACTCGCCGAGTACGTCCAACAGTTTATGGACGTCCTCGAGGCCCACGACACCTCTGCGGCCTACTTCGCCCACGCCGGCAGCGGAACGCTGCACATTCGGCCGATCCTCAACCTGAAGGAAGACGAAGGCATCCAGACGATGCAGTCGATCACCGAGGACGTGACCGACCTCGTGCTCGAGCACAATGGCTCGTTCTCCGGGGAACACGGCGACGGACTCGCGCGAACGGCGTTCAATCCGAAGATGTACGGCGACGAGCTCTGGGAGGCGTTCAAAGAGGTCAAGACCGTCTTCGATCCCGAGTGGCGGATGAACCCGGGGAAGGTCGTCTACACCGACGAAAACCCGACAGACATGCGCGAACACCTGCGCTATGGCGACGGGTACACGTCGATCGAGCCCCAGACGAAACTGGATTTCTCCGAGGAGGGCGGGTTCTCACAGCTCGTCGAACTCTGTAACGGCTGTGGGACCTGTCGCCAGACCGACGACGTGATGTGTCCGACCTACCGCGGGATGAAAGACGAGATCGCGACAACGCGTGGTCGGGCGAACATGCTCCGGGCGGCGATCTCGGGCGAGATTCCGGAAGAGGAACTCTACTCCAAGCGCTTCCAGGAGGAAGTGCTCGATCTCTGTGTCGGCTGTAAGGGCTGTAAGAGCGACTGTCCGACTGGCGTCGATCTGGCGAAGCTCAAAGCCGAAGCCAAGTATCAGTACCACGAGCGCGAGGACGTCGGACTTCGAGAGCGACTGTTCGGCAACATCGACACGGTCTCGAAGCTCGGAAGCACGCTCGCGCCACTGGCGAACGTCGGACAGAAGCTGCCGGGGAGCCGGCTGGTGATGGAGAAAATCGCCGGCATCGCTCCCGAGCGGACACTGCCCTCGTTCGAGCGTACATCCCTGCAGGCGTGGTTCGCCGAGCGCGGTCCGCGGGTCGACCCACACGAAGCCGACCGGAAGGTGGTGTTGTTCCCCGACACGTACACGAACTACAACTACACGCGGCCCGGAAAAGCCGCCGTACGTGTCCTCGAGTCGGCGGGAATCCACGTCGAGATCCCCGAAGACGTCGCCCCGAGCGGCCGTGCGGCGTACTCGGTCGGCATGCTCGACACCGCCGAGGAACGCGCCCAGACGAACATCGACTTATTCACCGAGTACATCCAGAATGGCTACGAAATCGTTACCGTCGAACCGTCCGACGCGGTAGTGTTCCAGGATGAGTACCTCGATCTGGTGCCGACGTCGCAGGCGGAAACGGTCGCCGCCCACGCCTACGGAATCAGCGAGTACATGGATACGTACCGACTCGTCGAACGACTTCCCCTCGACGAGACCGACGAAACCCTCGCCTATCACGGCCACTGCCATCAGAAGGCAACCGGCAAGGACCACCACGCCGTCGGGGTGCTCCGGCGCGCCGGCTACGCAGTCGATCCGATCGAGTCCAGTTGCTGTGGCATGGCCGGGTCGTTCGGCTACGAAGCCGAACACTACGATCTCTCGAAAGCGATCGGCGAACGACTCTACGAGAAACTCGATGCGAGCGATGGGACTCCGGTCGCACCAGGAGCGTCCTGCCGGAGTCAGATCGGCGATCGCGACCGCCAGGACGAGAAGCCGCCACATCCGATCGAAAAAGTGAACGACCTGCTTCCGGTCTCCTGA
- a CDS encoding L-lactate permease has translation MASPAELVLAATPLVLAGVLLVGLLWPATRAMPIAYVTALIVGYFVWDMPGEYLFAASAVGAMTAIQILWIVFGALLLLYTLMQAGAFDRINQGFAKISDDRRVQIVLIGFFLAAFIEGAAGFGTPAAVVAPLLLALGFPALAAVIAGLVGHILAVTYGAVGTPIIIGIQDPLGSTDATSTAISEGGFTVQEFSLEVAVWAATYHTLVGFVMPLFAVGMVVYFFGDMDERSLKPAWEVAPLCLFSGIAFVIPYWLSAQISAEFPSLMGAMVGGAIVVTALKAGYFVPDEEWDFPDREEWPAHWVGTIEPGQTNGAGTGRGAGDATVADGGVGTANMSLLRAWAPYILLVVLLVVTRVVEPLPSILQQFGTEWSNILGTGLSGGIDWVYVPGFWLFVCALIAIPLYSMSGEEVKAAWTEAGQKLIAPLIALVFVIAMVQVMLQSGAHADGTESMIFVLAQATADAVGPAYPFIAALIGALGAAMAGSNTVSNITFGGFQFEAATQLGLPTQIIVGAQAVGGAIGNLVAIHNVVAALATVGLVGHEGRVMRLNLIPLIYYAVGVGIVATVFSYVIFPGLF, from the coding sequence ATGGCTAGTCCCGCCGAGCTCGTACTTGCAGCGACGCCCCTCGTACTCGCGGGCGTATTACTCGTTGGGCTACTGTGGCCGGCCACGCGTGCGATGCCGATCGCGTACGTCACGGCGCTTATCGTTGGCTACTTCGTCTGGGACATGCCAGGTGAGTACCTCTTCGCTGCTTCTGCGGTCGGCGCAATGACGGCGATCCAGATCCTCTGGATCGTCTTCGGTGCGTTGCTCCTTCTGTATACGCTAATGCAAGCCGGCGCGTTCGATCGGATCAATCAAGGGTTCGCGAAGATTAGCGACGATCGTCGGGTACAGATCGTCCTGATCGGCTTCTTCCTCGCGGCGTTCATCGAAGGTGCAGCAGGCTTCGGGACACCAGCAGCGGTCGTCGCACCGCTCCTGTTGGCGCTCGGATTCCCGGCACTCGCCGCCGTCATCGCCGGACTGGTTGGCCACATCCTCGCCGTCACATACGGTGCGGTGGGAACACCGATTATCATCGGAATTCAGGATCCACTCGGTTCCACCGATGCGACGAGCACGGCGATTTCCGAGGGTGGCTTCACCGTCCAAGAGTTCTCCCTCGAGGTCGCTGTCTGGGCGGCGACCTACCACACGCTCGTCGGGTTCGTCATGCCACTGTTCGCGGTCGGGATGGTCGTCTACTTCTTCGGCGATATGGATGAGCGGAGCCTCAAACCTGCCTGGGAGGTTGCGCCGCTGTGTCTGTTCTCCGGAATCGCGTTCGTCATCCCGTACTGGCTCTCCGCTCAGATCAGTGCCGAGTTCCCCAGCCTGATGGGAGCGATGGTCGGTGGTGCAATCGTCGTCACCGCCCTGAAAGCCGGCTACTTCGTGCCAGACGAAGAGTGGGATTTCCCGGACCGTGAGGAGTGGCCCGCTCACTGGGTCGGCACGATCGAACCAGGCCAGACCAATGGTGCCGGAACGGGCCGTGGAGCAGGTGATGCGACCGTCGCCGACGGTGGTGTCGGCACGGCTAACATGTCGCTGCTTCGCGCCTGGGCGCCGTACATTCTGCTGGTCGTCTTACTCGTCGTTACTCGAGTCGTCGAGCCACTGCCGTCTATCTTACAACAGTTCGGGACGGAGTGGAGCAATATCCTTGGAACAGGGCTGAGTGGCGGTATCGATTGGGTGTACGTACCCGGTTTCTGGCTGTTCGTCTGTGCACTGATCGCGATCCCGCTGTACAGCATGTCCGGCGAGGAGGTCAAAGCCGCCTGGACGGAAGCAGGGCAGAAGCTCATTGCGCCCCTGATCGCGCTCGTGTTCGTCATCGCGATGGTGCAGGTGATGCTCCAGTCCGGTGCACACGCCGACGGCACTGAGAGTATGATCTTCGTGCTCGCACAGGCGACCGCCGACGCGGTCGGTCCCGCCTATCCGTTCATCGCCGCGCTCATTGGCGCACTCGGTGCGGCGATGGCCGGCTCGAACACGGTCTCGAACATCACCTTCGGCGGGTTCCAGTTCGAGGCCGCCACACAGCTCGGATTGCCAACGCAGATCATCGTCGGCGCGCAGGCCGTCGGCGGGGCCATCGGAAACCTCGTGGCGATTCACAACGTCGTGGCCGCACTGGCGACCGTCGGCCTCGTCGGCCACGAGGGCCGAGTCATGCGGTTGAACCTGATTCCACTCATCTACTACGCGGTCGGCGTCGGGATCGTCGCGACCGTGTTCAGCTACGTGATCTTCCCGGGACTCTTCTAG
- a CDS encoding MFS transporter, with protein MSTAQSSRLTDNDRSITGFVMISHAVVHTYELSIPILMVIWLSEFGLSTAILGTAVAVGYGLFGVGALPAGVLVDKFGSRELVLVCLAGMGGSFLLLSAAQGIVTITIALCVWGVAASVYHPAGLSLISTGVEQRGTGFAYHGMAGNFGIAFGPLLTALLLLVFDWRVVTGLLVIPAGVAILYAVSSSFDETAAVQTETDGGELEDDESMSLSKFVTDSRALFTLGFTVAIGIVMMNGLFYRSTLTFLPDVLSGFVPNVADQLQLFDPGSPVAEEFDPASYLYSGLLMIGMAGQYVGGKLTDRIRIENGLMIVLSSLTVVAILFVPAAQAGVIPLLAVSALLGFLLFSLQPMYQATIAEYSPPEDRGLSYGYTYLGVFGVGAAGAAIAGYLLSITTVRTTFIILAIFPATGALLAIVLSRTGDRRS; from the coding sequence ATGAGCACAGCGCAGTCGAGTCGACTGACCGACAACGACAGGTCCATCACGGGGTTCGTGATGATCTCGCACGCCGTCGTCCACACGTACGAACTCTCGATTCCGATCTTGATGGTTATCTGGCTCTCCGAGTTTGGGTTGAGTACGGCGATTCTCGGGACGGCCGTCGCAGTTGGATATGGGCTGTTCGGCGTTGGTGCCCTCCCGGCAGGCGTGCTCGTCGACAAGTTCGGCTCGAGGGAACTGGTCTTGGTCTGTCTGGCTGGCATGGGTGGGTCGTTCCTGCTGTTGAGCGCAGCTCAGGGGATCGTCACGATCACCATCGCCCTCTGTGTCTGGGGCGTTGCAGCGAGCGTCTACCATCCGGCAGGGCTGTCGCTCATTTCGACTGGCGTCGAACAGCGTGGAACCGGGTTCGCCTATCACGGGATGGCCGGGAACTTCGGCATCGCGTTCGGACCGCTGTTGACCGCCCTGTTGCTGTTGGTGTTCGACTGGCGAGTCGTCACCGGTCTGTTGGTCATTCCCGCTGGAGTTGCGATTCTGTATGCCGTCTCGTCCAGTTTCGACGAAACGGCGGCCGTCCAGACGGAAACGGATGGGGGCGAACTCGAGGACGACGAATCGATGTCGCTGTCGAAGTTCGTCACGGACAGTCGCGCGCTATTCACGCTTGGCTTTACAGTGGCGATCGGCATCGTGATGATGAACGGCCTCTTCTATCGGAGCACGCTGACGTTCCTGCCGGACGTGTTGAGCGGGTTCGTGCCGAACGTCGCCGATCAACTCCAGTTGTTCGATCCGGGGAGTCCAGTGGCTGAGGAGTTCGATCCCGCGTCGTATCTCTACTCCGGGTTGTTGATGATTGGGATGGCCGGCCAGTACGTCGGCGGTAAGTTGACCGATCGGATCCGAATCGAAAACGGTCTCATGATCGTGCTCAGCTCGCTGACCGTCGTTGCGATCCTGTTCGTGCCGGCGGCACAGGCAGGCGTCATACCGCTACTCGCCGTCAGCGCGCTGCTTGGCTTCCTGTTGTTTTCACTCCAGCCGATGTATCAAGCGACGATTGCCGAGTACAGCCCACCCGAAGACCGCGGCCTCTCGTATGGGTACACGTACCTCGGTGTCTTCGGCGTCGGCGCCGCTGGTGCTGCCATCGCCGGCTACCTCCTTTCGATCACGACCGTCAGAACGACGTTTATCATCCTCGCGATATTCCCCGCGACGGGTGCCTTGCTGGCGATAGTCCTCTCTCGAACCGGCGACCGCCGTTCGTAG
- a CDS encoding NUDIX domain-containing protein → MVEVRALATDAVIERDGAVLLLERDHPPFDGCWVLPGGLVERDETAREACVRETKEEVGLKVTIEEFVGLYDDPNRDERGNVSAAYRCTPVGDDSPAPRAEARQVNAFNPSDLPEMGFDHERIVTDALLG, encoded by the coding sequence ATGGTCGAAGTTCGAGCGCTGGCGACCGACGCTGTGATCGAGCGAGACGGAGCCGTCCTCCTCCTCGAGCGTGACCACCCGCCGTTCGATGGATGCTGGGTACTTCCCGGTGGCCTCGTCGAGCGGGATGAAACTGCACGAGAGGCGTGCGTCCGCGAAACCAAAGAAGAGGTCGGCCTCAAGGTCACGATCGAGGAGTTCGTCGGTCTCTACGACGACCCCAACCGGGACGAGCGCGGGAACGTGAGTGCAGCGTATCGATGTACTCCCGTCGGCGACGACTCACCGGCACCGCGAGCCGAGGCTCGCCAAGTGAACGCGTTTAATCCGTCCGACCTCCCCGAGATGGGATTCGATCACGAACGAATCGTCACCGATGCGTTACTCGGGTGA